Proteins from one Primulina huaijiensis isolate GDHJ02 chromosome 18, ASM1229523v2, whole genome shotgun sequence genomic window:
- the LOC140964718 gene encoding VQ motif-containing protein 4-like codes for MENSMKIQESQNPSLIPSPRTHGSNSPTSNGFHARSEPNNPYPTTFVQADTSSFKQVVQMLTGSAETTRIASRPDPVRSLIPPIRTGPRKDKLYERRNSLKNLKISPLGPGLVNGRPRFLSGYSVSPRNGTPEILSPSILDFPSLVLSPVTPLIPDPFNRGTGANNCGSNLNMEAEDKAIKEKGFYMHPSPVNTPRDSEPRLLPLFPATSHPNGVGS; via the coding sequence ATGGAAAACTCGATGAAAATCCAAGAATCACAAAACCCATCTCTAATTCCTTCTCCAAGGACTCATGGTTCCAACAGCCCGACCAGCAATGGCTTCCACGCCAGATCCGAACCTAATAATCCGTACCCTACCACCTTCGTCCAAGCCGACACCTCCTCCTTCAAACAAGTGGTTCAAATGCTGACTGGGTCGGCTGAGACGACCCGGATTGCCTCCAGACCGGACCCGGTGAGAAGCTTGATCCCACCAATCAGGACAGGTCCAAGGAAAGATAAGCTCTACGAGCGCAGAAACAgcctcaaaaacttgaagatCAGCCCGTTGGGCCCAGGTCTGGTCAACGGTAGACCCAGATTCTTATCTGGATACTCGGTTTCGCCTCGAAACGGAACCCCTGAAATCCTGTCACCCAGTATTCTCGACTTTCCGTCGCTGGTCCTCAGCCCGGTTACCCCTCTGATACCCGACCCGTTTAACAGGGGAACTGGTGCCAACAACTGTGGTAGTAACTTGAATATGGAGGCGGAGGATAAAGCGATAAAAGAAAAGGGATTTTATATGCACCCTTCGCCGGTGAATACCCCGAGGGACTCGGAGCCCCGACTTCTGCCTTTGTTTCCTGCAACCTCACATCCCAACGGAGTTGGTTCTTGA